A genomic window from Carassius gibelio isolate Cgi1373 ecotype wild population from Czech Republic chromosome A11, carGib1.2-hapl.c, whole genome shotgun sequence includes:
- the LOC128022223 gene encoding angiotensin-converting enzyme 2-like, whose amino-acid sequence MQQHPETLLPGTILPAFKHSFAPLGYGTGQRTQQLSVFDKTMHGENNSVSVGGTSAVAMFARWLLLLAMASVACSQTVEENAREFLKKFDEEASNLVYQYSLASWAYNTDISQENADKEAEAYAIWSEYFSKMSEESSAYPIDQISDPLIKIQLQKLQDKGSGALSPDKASELRNIMSQMSTIYNTATVCKIDDPTNCQTLEPGLESIMANSRDYDERLHVWEGWRVASGMKMRPLYEKYVDLKNEAAKLNNYEDHGDYWRGDYETIDEPKYSYSRDQVMEDARRIYQEILPLYKELHAYVRAKLQDVYPGHIASDACLPAHLLGDMWGRFWTNLYPLMIPYPERPDIDVSSEMVAQDWDELRLFKEAEKFFVSVNMSEMFDNFWTNSMFIKLEGRDVVCHPTAWDMGNREDFRIKMCTKVNMDDFLTVHHEMGHNQYQMAYRHHSYLLRDGANEGFHEAVGEIMSLSAATPSHLQSLGLLPPDFKQDYETDINFLMKQALTIVATLPFTYMLEEWRWQVFKETIPKDEWMLRWWQMKRELVGVGEAVPRDESYCDPPALFHVSGDYSFIRYFTRTIYQFQFQEALCEAAGHTGPLYKCDITNSTKAGNKLRHMLELGRSMSWTRALEDVAGTTKMDSQPLLHYFSTLMEWLKEENQKNNRVPGWNVNINPTDANAFKVRISLKSAMGDDAYTWNKNEMYLFKSTMAFAMRQYYLEEKGIKIDFMPENIDTYKETARISFYFVVMDPTKPDTLIPKADVEAAIWLSRERINGAFLLNDETLEFVGLQATLAPPKEEKITVWLVVFGVVMGVTLFGGIYLITTGILNRKKKAKKAEETVNPYENSNDGELNKAFEEDIEQTGL is encoded by the exons ATGCAACAACATCCAGAGACACTCCTTCCTGGAACCATCCTACCTGCATTCAAGCACAGCTTTGCACCATTAGGTTATGGCACTGGTCAAAGGACACAGCAGTTGAGCGTCTTTGATAAAACCATGCATGGGGAAAACAACAGTGTCAGTGTTGGTGGGACAAGTGCTGTTGCGATGTTTGCTCGCTGGCTCTTGCTTTTGGCTATGGCCTCTGTGGCCTGTTCTCAGACCGTGGAGGAAAACGCAAGGGAATTCTTAAAGAAATTTGACGAGGAGGCCTCCAATCTTGTGTACCAGTATTCCCTTGCATCCTGGGCTTACAACACAGATATCTCCCAGGAAAATGCAGATAAAGAG GCTGAAGCATATGCAATCTGGAGCGAGTACTTCAGTAAGATGTCTGAGGAATCCAGTGCCTACCCCATTGATCAAATCTCTGATCCACTGATTAAAATTCAGCTTCAAAAGCTCCAAGATAAAGGATCAGGGGCGCTTTCACCGGACAAGGCTAGTGAA CTGAGGAACATCATGTCACAGATGAGCACTATTTACAACACAGCGACTGTGTGCAAAATTGACGACCCCACTAACTGTCAGACTTTGGAGCCAG GCCTAGAGAGTATTATGGCAAACAGCAGGGACTATGATGAGCGTCTCCACGTGTGGGAGGGCTGGAGAGTTGCCTCAGGGATGAAGATGAGACCCCTGTATGAGAAATATGTGGACCTGAAGAACGAAGCCGCCAAACTCAACA ATTATGAAGACCACGGAGATTACTGGAGGGGGGATTATGAAACCATAGATGAACCTAAATACAGTTACTCCAGAGACCAAGTTATGGAAGACGCTAGGCGCATTTACCAGGAG ATCTTACCTTTGTACAAAGAGCTTCATGCTTATGTGAGAGCAAAACTACAAGATGTCTATCCTGGTCACATCGCCTCTGACGCCTGCCTTCCAGCACATCTGCTTG GTGATATGTGGGGACGGTTTTGGACCAACTTGTATCCTCTCATGATCCCCTATCCAGAGAGGCCTGATATCGATGTTAGCTCTGAAATGGTGGCCCAG GACTGGGATGAACTGCGCCTCTTTAAAGAGGCAGAAAAATTCTTTGTGTCTGTAAACATGTCTGAAATGTTTGACAACTTCTGGACAAACTCAATGTTTATTAAGCTTGAAGGAAGAGATGTGGTGTGCCACCCTACCGCATGGGACATGGGAAACAGAGAGGACTTCAG AATTAAAATGTGCACTAAAGTGAACATGGACGATTTCTTAACTGTTCACCATGAAATGGGTCATAACCAGTACCAAATGGCTTACCGTCACCACTCATATTTGCTGAGAGATGGGGCTAATGAAGGTTTCCATGAGGCCGTGGGAGAGATCATGTCCCTTTCCGCTGCCACTCCTTCTCACCTGCAGTCACTGGGGCTTCTACCTCCTGACTTCAAACAGGACTACG AGACAGATATCAACTTCCTCATGAAGCAGGCCCTCACCATCGTGGCCACTCTTCCCTTCACCTACATGTTGGAGGAATGGAGGTGGCAAGTCTTCAAAGAGACCATCCCAAAGGATGAGTGGATGCTCCGCTGGTGGCAAATGAA GAGAGAACTAGTTGGAGTGGGTGAGGCTGTGCCCAGAGATGAGTCGTACTGTGACCCACCTGCACTTTTCCATGTGTCTGGAGATTATTCCTTCATCAG GTACTTCACTAGAACCATATATCAGTTCCAGTTTCAAGAGGCATTATGTGAGGCAGCTGGCCACACTGGTCCCCTTTACAAATGTGACATTACAAATTCAACCAAAGCTGGTAACAAACTCAG GCATATGCTTGAGTTAGGCAGATCCATGTCTTGGACTCGTGCTCTGGAAGATGTTGCAGGAACCACGAAGATGGACTCTCAGCCACTGCTGCATTACTTCAGCACTCTCATGGAGTGGCTGAAAGAAGAGAACCAAAAGAACAACAGAGTGCCAGGCTGGAATGTCAATATTAACCCAA CAGATGCAAATGCATTCAAAGTCAGAATAAGCCTAAAATCTGCAATGGGAGATGATGCA TACACttggaataaaaatgaaatgtatctCTTTAAGTCCACTATGGCCTTTGCCATGCGCCAGTACTATTTGGAAGAAAAGGGAATAAAAATTGATTTCAT GCCAGAGAATATCGACACATACAAAGAAACGGCCAGAATCTCCTTTTATTTTGTTGTGATGGATCCAACCAAACCAGACACACTCATTCCTAAGGCAGATGTGGAGGCAGCTATCTG GCTGTCCAGAGAACGCATCAACGGTGCATTTTTACTCAATGACGAAACATTGGAATTTGTTGGGTTGCAGGCAACATTAGCTCCACCAAAAGAGGAAAAGATTACAGTTTGGCTGGTGGTATTTGGAGTGGTAATGGGTGTAACTCTGTTTGGGGGGATCTACCTCATTACCACAGGGATATTAAACAGGAAGAA gaaagcTAAAAAGGCTGAAGAGACCGTGAACCCATATGAAAATTCAAATGATGGAGAACTGAACAAAGCTTTCGAGGAAGACATTGAACAAACAGGACTGTAA